The sequence GCTGGAAAGCCTGCCCCACATAGTAAATGTCCTCCCTCAGAGGTGGCTTTCAACGTCTCCCATTCCGGCGAATGGGTGGTACTGGCTTTCGGACGGAACCGCCAGATTGGTGTTGATGTTGAAAAGATTCGTCGGGAAATGGATGTGATGGCTATTGCATCGCGTTATTTCACGCCGGAGGAGTGTGCCGGGATCGAGGGCGCGGAAGATATCCATGCGGCCTTTTTCCACTATTGGTCGCGCAAGGAGGCCTACATCAAGGCCTGTGGTTCTGCGCTCTTCCGCGAACTCAGCACCTTCGCCGTTCCGTGCGAGGATGGCGAGAAGGGCGGCTGGCATTTCCGGCGATTGGACGCCGGCTCGAACTATGCATCGGCCGTCGTCTCGGACCGTCCCCTTGGCAACCTGCCGTGTTATGACTTCAGCCTGCTGGAATGGCGAATGTGAACCATCCGACGCGATGCCGCTACGACAATCCCCATTTGTCGGCAATGTAGCCTTTCTGGGTGGTGAGCAGATTCATGTAAAGCATTTCGAGGTCTCGGGCGCTTTCGTCGTTGGTGCGCATCCATTCGGCCAGCCATCCGTAGCGGATGGCTATTACCAGGTCGATGAACCATTCCCACGATTCCGGTGAAAAGATCGCGGCCGCGCTGGTTTTCTTGATTAATGTACCCGTGAAGTCGCCTATGAGTGCGTCCGGATTATCGAACCCTATGCATCCGACCAGCAGGGCGGCATCGTAGGCTTCCGGCTTCAGTCCACAGAATTCCCAGTCGATCACCGACTGGATCGATTTTTCTCCCCAAATGATATTCAACGGGTGGAAGTCGCCGTGGCAGAAGCTGGTCGGCGCTTTTCCGAGTTTTGGGAAAAGGTTTTTTTCGAGGTTGTTAAAGACCGGTTCGAGGGCTTCCGCAAGTTCGTTCCGATGTTTACGGAAGACCTCCGTCCGGCGTTTCACAAAGTCGGCGATGGAAAACAGCGGGCCTACATTCTGCAACGGGGACGGTTCTGAGATGAGTTGCATTTTAATCAGGTGGTGTGCCATGGCCTCGGCCCGCCAGCTTTCCTCCAGCCAATTCTTCCGGTTTAGTGGAATTCCGGCAACATGCGGGCGTAGCATGCACAGGCGTCCGGCATAGCAGGTGATCAGCTGGCCGAGCGTATTGCGTTCATAGGGATGGATGCCGTCGAGTCCGCGGGTCTTGAGCGTTTCCATGGTTTCCGCGATGGCCAGTTTGCGTGAGTAGCTTTCTTCCGCAACTTCTTCCAGAACCCATCGTCGGCCTTCCGTGTCGGTTATGGCCTTTCGGGAAACGGTTCTTTCCGGGCTTCCAGGAAGCTCGACTGCATCCTGCGTATCGGCCGGTTCCAGCCTCCAGTTCCGGAGTATTTTCGTATAGTGACCAAGTTCCATTTGCTAGTACTTTTTACTAAAATCCGGGTTAAATCAAGCTCCGGAAGATTCCGTGTTTTTTTTTGAATCAATTCGGTTGACGCTTTAGGACCGATCCGTATACTACGCGCTTCCTTTTTACAGGAAGGCGACTTAGCTCAGTTGGTAGAGCAGCGGATTGAAAATCCGCGTGTCCCCAGTTCAACTCTGGGAGTCGCCACCACCTTAAACCCCTAATTCATAACGAGTTAGGGGTTTTTTATTTTACCTGCCTGTGAATGCCCCAACTCTGCAAAAAAGGCGAGAATTGCAGGGTTTGGCACCTAAAACTTTGCAACAAGTCTGCAACGAGATTCCCTGGAGGACGTCGTCGCTCTTATTTTTTTCGCTCTCCCCAAAAGGCTCTCCACCAAATACGGGGCAAGGGCGCTTTCTGATTCCCCGACCATGCTGAACAAACAGGGAGCAAGACGTTCGTAGAGTCGATATGCCGTTATCGCAACGTTGGAGGGTGAGAGGTTAAGGGTTCCGTCCATTCGAAGGTGTCGGACGTTCACAACGTCGTTCGTTCAACGTCTGAAAGACGAACGTCCATGGGATCAGGCAACGTATGGAGTTCAGTTCGGCGTACGCAAATCGTATCGTTTCATATCGTCTGAAGAGGCGGATATAGAACGCGTATGTAGGCAGGGGGATAGTTGGCGGTTTCGTTCGCGCGTGCGCGTGCGCGCGAGAGACTGAAGTCGAGTACAGGACGGAAGTTCATGCGTTGACGCATGATTTGAACTATTCGACTGACGTACTGGATAACGACGTTGCGAAAACATGGCACTCATACGCTTGGGTGCGAGTCATGAAGTAACGACGTTTGTTGCATCGCCCTGAGTTAAGGGATATGACGTCGTATGGGAACAAGATGGATAGTTGGTACACCCGCAGAACTCGCCTTTGGAACCCTTTTTGACGCAAAGGTAACCCCGTCTGCAGGTCGGGCATATGGCGATTTCCCCCGGGTTGTTGAAGTATTTCGAGTAATCGCAAAGCGGGTAGTTCTCGCAGGTGACGAAGTCGTGGTCGCCATTGTTCTTAATGAAAATCTTCCCATGGCAATCCGGGCAAGTGGCCAGGTCGGATGTGGTGTCCTCCAGTTCCCGAACAAAAGATGACGCCTTCTGCCGATCCGACAGGATGAATACCTTGTGTCTGGCGCGGGTGACGGCCACGTAAAACAGTCGTCGTTCCTCGGCGTTGGGGAAACGTTCCTTGTCGGAAAGCACCACTTCCAATACGGGGTCGTCAGCGGTATTGCCGTGGCCAAGGCTGTAAAGGTCGGAGGCGGGCAACTCCGGAGTCTGGTGGTTAAGGCCGGTGGTGATAGGCTGTTGACCGGAGGCGCACGTGTTGGCGGTAAGTTTGTAAAAGGTGCTGGTTGGTGGCTGGCCATCGGCCTGACTGCGGCTGATCTCATTGACCACAGGCACACCGTCAGCGTTAACCGCCCGGTGCTTGAGCGCAGCCTGAACGAATAT is a genomic window of Pontiella desulfatans containing:
- a CDS encoding 4'-phosphopantetheinyl transferase family protein, yielding METIEDIGQLPELDNDTIHIWGVHVPGVLDRLEALQAGLCVAEREKAARFLRESDRQSSIASRGALRVLLSVYTGVPSNEIAFGYSDNGKPYLEYGAGFPACAGQAGKPAPHSKCPPSEVAFNVSHSGEWVVLAFGRNRQIGVDVEKIRREMDVMAIASRYFTPEECAGIEGAEDIHAAFFHYWSRKEAYIKACGSALFRELSTFAVPCEDGEKGGWHFRRLDAGSNYASAVVSDRPLGNLPCYDFSLLEWRM
- a CDS encoding aminoglycoside phosphotransferase family protein, with the protein product MELGHYTKILRNWRLEPADTQDAVELPGSPERTVSRKAITDTEGRRWVLEEVAEESYSRKLAIAETMETLKTRGLDGIHPYERNTLGQLITCYAGRLCMLRPHVAGIPLNRKNWLEESWRAEAMAHHLIKMQLISEPSPLQNVGPLFSIADFVKRRTEVFRKHRNELAEALEPVFNNLEKNLFPKLGKAPTSFCHGDFHPLNIIWGEKSIQSVIDWEFCGLKPEAYDAALLVGCIGFDNPDALIGDFTGTLIKKTSAAAIFSPESWEWFIDLVIAIRYGWLAEWMRTNDESARDLEMLYMNLLTTQKGYIADKWGLS
- a CDS encoding topoisomerase DNA-binding C4 zinc finger domain-containing protein; translated protein: MVNEISRSQADGQPPTSTFYKLTANTCASGQQPITTGLNHQTPELPASDLYSLGHGNTADDPVLEVVLSDKERFPNAEERRLFYVAVTRARHKVFILSDRQKASSFVRELEDTTSDLATCPDCHGKIFIKNNGDHDFVTCENYPLCDYSKYFNNPGEIAICPTCRRGYLCVKKGSKGEFCGCTNYPSCSHTTSYPLTQGDATNVVTS